The following coding sequences lie in one Corynebacterium humireducens NBRC 106098 = DSM 45392 genomic window:
- the recF gene encoding DNA replication/repair protein RecF (All proteins in this family for which functions are known are DNA-binding proteins that assist the filamentation of RecA onto DNA for the initiation of recombination or recombinational repair.), with product MYIRTLDLRDFRSWPELTLELGPGITLFVGRNGFGKTNIVEAVGYTAHLASHRVAHDAPLVRQGAVNARISTTAVNHGRELTTHLLIKPHAANQAQINRTRLNSPRELLGVVRTVLFAPEDLALIKGEPAERRRYLDDIIATRSPRLAGVKADYDKVLRQRNALLKSANAALRRGYRDADGAGALATLDVWDGQLAAHGAQVIAARLTLVEELGPLVTEAYAGIAPESRPARVEYRGTVASASNDVEVLEAEMLAELGRGRQREIERGMSLVGPHRDDLLLHLGDTPAKGFASHGETWSYAVALRLAEFTLLRRDGSDPVLILDDVFSELDAKRREKLVDLAADAEQVLITAAVDADLPPNITAAARKYLVTVRDTEEGRISELE from the coding sequence ATCTACATCAGGACGCTTGACCTGCGGGACTTCCGCAGCTGGCCGGAGCTGACGCTCGAGCTCGGACCGGGGATCACCCTGTTCGTCGGGCGCAACGGCTTCGGCAAGACGAACATCGTCGAGGCGGTCGGCTACACCGCCCACCTGGCCTCCCACCGCGTCGCCCACGACGCGCCGCTGGTGCGGCAGGGGGCGGTCAACGCCCGCATCTCGACGACCGCCGTCAACCACGGCCGCGAACTGACCACCCACCTGCTGATCAAGCCGCACGCCGCGAACCAGGCGCAGATCAACCGGACGCGGCTGAACTCCCCGCGGGAACTCCTCGGGGTGGTCCGGACCGTGTTGTTCGCGCCGGAGGACCTGGCGCTGATCAAGGGGGAGCCGGCGGAACGGCGCCGCTACCTGGACGACATCATCGCCACCCGCAGCCCGCGGCTGGCCGGGGTGAAGGCCGACTACGACAAGGTCCTGCGCCAGAGGAACGCCCTGCTCAAGTCGGCGAACGCCGCGCTGCGCCGCGGTTACCGGGACGCCGACGGGGCCGGTGCGCTGGCGACGCTCGACGTGTGGGACGGCCAGCTCGCCGCGCACGGTGCGCAGGTCATCGCGGCCCGGCTCACCCTCGTGGAGGAACTGGGGCCGCTGGTCACGGAGGCCTATGCGGGGATCGCCCCGGAGTCCCGGCCGGCGCGGGTGGAGTACCGGGGGACGGTGGCGTCGGCAAGCAATGACGTGGAGGTCCTCGAGGCGGAGATGCTCGCGGAGCTCGGCCGGGGACGGCAGCGTGAGATCGAACGCGGCATGTCGCTGGTCGGGCCGCACCGCGATGACCTGCTGCTCCACCTCGGGGATACGCCGGCGAAGGGTTTCGCCTCGCACGGGGAGACGTGGAGTTACGCGGTCGCGCTGCGGCTGGCGGAGTTCACGCTGCTGCGTCGCGACGGCTCCGACCCGGTGCTCATCCTCGACGACGTGTTCTCGGAGCTCGACGCGAAACGACGCGAGAAGCTCGTCGACCTGGCCGCGGACGCGGAGCAGGTGCTCATCACCGCGGCGGTCGACGCCGATCTGCCGCCGAACATCACGGCGGCGGCGAGGAAGTACCTGGTCACGGTGCGGGACACGGAGGAGGGCAGGATCAGTGAGCTCGAATGA
- a CDS encoding DciA family protein — MQKAAKQRGATPLPPRRPQRKTTPPRLGMPTGKDGRRRRRPLEVDTFGSLLGTEIRRRGWEKDIAGGWVFGNWEELVGPKIAQHTTVEMVKDRKLFITCDSTAWATNLRMMQRQILQVIAEKVGPNIIVELKIFGPRAPSWRKGPLHVKGRGPRDTYG, encoded by the coding sequence ATGCAGAAGGCCGCGAAACAGCGCGGCGCCACGCCCCTGCCGCCGCGCCGGCCGCAGAGGAAGACGACCCCGCCGCGGTTGGGGATGCCGACGGGGAAGGATGGACGCCGACGTCGGCGTCCGCTGGAGGTGGACACGTTCGGGTCGCTGCTGGGCACGGAGATCCGGCGCCGCGGGTGGGAGAAGGACATCGCGGGTGGCTGGGTGTTCGGCAACTGGGAGGAGCTGGTCGGCCCGAAGATCGCGCAGCACACCACGGTGGAGATGGTGAAGGACAGGAAACTGTTCATCACGTGTGACTCGACGGCCTGGGCGACGAACCTGCGGATGATGCAGCGGCAGATCCTCCAGGTGATCGCGGAGAAGGTCGGCCCGAACATCATCGTGGAACTGAAGATCTTCGGACCGCGGGCCCCGAGTTGGCGCAAGGGGCCGCTCCACGTCAAGGGTCGCGGTCCGCGCGACACCTACGGATAG